A window of the Podospora bellae-mahoneyi strain CBS 112042 chromosome 6, whole genome shotgun sequence genome harbors these coding sequences:
- the DAO1 gene encoding D-amino acid oxidase (EggNog:ENOG503NXYK; COG:E) has translation MPIIVVLGAGVSGLTCALELAKQGGHEITVVAKHMPGDYDIEYTSPWAGANVLPMALDKDSRWERRTWPVLRRLAKEVPEAGLHVQTARVLRREKDVATGLKAALADGLFQFDPWYKEVMDNFREIPANELPKGMHSGCEFMSVCINTAIYLPWLVGQCAKYGVQFKRGIVKHISQAHNLSHTGKKADIVINATGVLACKLGGVMDKAVYPARGQIVVVRNEAKGFMPTSSGCDDADDEIMYVMQRALGGGTILGGTYMRHNWDPNPDPNIAVRIMKRAVEAHPELTDGKGIEALSIIRHGVGLRPAREGGVRIEKEKIDGTWVVHNYGHAGWGYQGSYGCAEKVVELVDEIVKQEKRQSKL, from the exons ATGCCAATCATTGTCGTCCTCGG CGCCGGTGTGAGCGGCCTTACCTGCGCATTGGAGTTGGCGAAGCAGGGCGGGCATGAGATTACGGTTGTCGCGAAGCATATGCCTGGGGATTATGACATTGAGTATACTTCTCCCTGGGCGGGGGCGAACGTCCTGCC AATGGCACTCGACAAGGACAGCCGATGGGAGAGACGGACTTGGCctgtgttgaggaggttggcgaaGGAGGTGCCCGAGGCTGGGTTGCATGTTCAGA CTGCCCGTGTTCTCCGCCGCGAGAAGGATGTTGCCACCGGCCTGAAAGCTGCCTTGGCCGACGGCCTCTTCCAATTCGACCCCTGGTACAAGGAGGTTATGGACAACTTCCGCGAGATACCCGCTAATGAACTCCCCAAGGGCATGCACTCTGGTTGTGAGTTCATGTCTGTCTGTATCAACACTGCGATCTACCTCCCGTGGCTCGTCGGCCAATGCGCCAAGTATGGGGTGCAGTTCAAAAGAGGGATTGTGAAGCATATCTCCCAGGCACACAACCTCAGCCATACTGGGAAGAAGGCTGATATTGTGATTAATGCCACTGGTGTTTTGGCCTGCAAGCTGGGGGGTGTGATGGACAAGGCTGTCTACCCGGCACGAGGAcagattgttgttgttagGAATGAGGCCAAGGGGTTCATGCCGACGAGCAGCGGGTGTGATGATGCGGATGATGAGATTATGTATGTGATGCAGCGTGCGTTGGGTGGAGGAACGATTTTGGGAGGGACCTATATGAGGCACAACTGGGACCCGAACCCAGATCCCAACATTGCTGTGCGCATTATGAAGCGCGCTGTGGAGGCGCATCCGGAGTTGACGGACGGGAAGGGGATTGAGGCGCTGAGCATTATCCGGCATGGTGTTGGGCTACGGCCAGCAAGAGAGGGTGGTGTCaggattgagaaggagaagattgaTGGGACCTGGGTTGTTCACAATTATGGCCATGCTGGTTGGGGATACCAGGGCAGTTATGGGTGTGctgagaaggtggtggagctgGTTGATGAGATTGTGAAGCAGGAGAAGCGGCAGTCAAAGCTGTGA
- the ALG3 gene encoding dolichyl-P-Man:Man(5)GlcNAc(2)-PP-dolichol alpha-1,3-mannosyltransferase (EggNog:ENOG503NW6D; CAZy:GT58; COG:G), producing the protein MTGRKPPLHQQALGLVGDILNGRHMLSQVIAPALFLADAVLCALVIRLIPYTEIDWKAYMEQVSQFVSGERDYTKIRGGTGPLVYPAAHVYTYTGLYYLTDEGKNILLAQKLFAVLYVVTLGVVMRCYRNARVPPYVLPLLILSRRLHSIFVLRCFNDCFAVLFLFLTILAFQNHSWRAGVLFYTWGLGIKMSLLLVLPAVGVILLLGTGLNSALQSAAIIALVQVLIGVPFLANNPWGYLGRAFELSRQFFFKWTVNWRFMGEQAFLSKEFALVLLALHVLALLRFLTSRWLKGTGRSLSHIITSVLQVKSPFLPHEQEAIAEAITPEYVMTTILSANVIGLLFARSLHYQFYAYLAWSTPYLLYKSRIHPVLQYMLWAAQEWAWNVYPSTPLSSGVVIGVMATTVASVWLGTKRSVLWVDNAEKTK; encoded by the exons ATGACGGGCCGAAAACCACCATTGCACCAACAGGCCCTTGGGCTGGTGGGAGATATTTTGAATGGTCGTCATATGCTCTCTCAAGTCATTGCGCCCGCGCTCTTCCTGGCGGATGCTGTCCTGTGCGCCTTGGTTATTCGACTGATACCCT ACACCGAAATCGATTGGAAAGCATACATGGAGCAAGTGTCTCAATTTGTATCCGGCGAACGCGACTATACCAAAATTCGAGGAGGCACCGGCCCTCTGGTTTATCCTGCCGCCCATGTCTACACCTATACAGGATTGTACTACCTTACCGACGAGGGGAAGAACATCTTGCTGGCGCAAAAGCTGTTTGCAGTTCTCTATGTCGTCACTTTGGGTGTTGTAATGAGGTGTTACCGCAATGCCAGG GTGCCTCCCTAcgtccttcccctcctcatcctctccaggCGCCTGCATAGTATCTTTGTTCTCCGTTGTTTCAACGACTGTTTCGCCGTCCTTTTTCTGTTCCTCACCATTCTTGCCTTCCAGAATCACTCGTGGCGAGCTGGTGTCCTATTCTACACATGGGGGTTGGGCATCAAAATGTCCCTACTGTTGGTGCTCCCCGCGGTGGGTGTCATCCTACTCTTAGGGACCGGACTCAACTCAGCCCTGCAATCTGCGGCCATCATTGCATTGGTACAAGTGTTAATTGGAGTTCCATTCCTTGCCAACAACCCGTGGGGCTACCTTGGGCGGGCCTTCGAGCTTTCTCGGCAGTTTTTCTTCAAGTGGACGGTAAACTGGCGTTTTATGGGAGAACAAGCTTTTCTAAGCAAGGAGTTCGCCCTGGTCCTTCTCGCGCTCCATGTCCTCGCCCTGCTTCGCTTCCTCACAAGTCGATGGCTCAAAGGGACCGGAAGATCGCTCTCTCATATTATCACCTCAGTTCTCCAGGTTAAATCCCCTTTCCTACCGCACGAACAAGAAGCCATCGCCGAAGCCATCACGCCAGAGTACGTTATGACAACCATACTCTCAGCCAACGTCATCGGTCTGCTTTTCGCTCGCTCCCTTCACTACCAGTTTTACGCATATCTTGCCTGGTCGACCCCTTATCTCCTGTACAAAAGCCGCATCCACCCCGTTCTCCAATACATGCTGTGGGCTGCCCAGGAATGGGCTTGGAATGTCTATCCCAGCACACCACTCAGCTCGGGGGTCGTCATTGGTGTGATGGCAACAACCGTTGCGTCGGTATGGCTGGGAACAAAGCGCTCTGTACTATGGGTCGATAACGCTGAGAAGACGAAGTGA
- a CDS encoding hypothetical protein (COG:J; EggNog:ENOG503P4IN), whose translation MAKSKRNILAAAQETLTPPEELTESQSIARVLQVEGSNLYICELPNTKTIVVELQSRFRGTIFIKRGGYVLVDLASAAERPATSRVVGEIINIVRDEKEWRKQAYWPKKFEKKTDDDSDSEEESNVGKMPPSDSEDEDER comes from the exons ATGGCCAAGTCAAAGCGCAACATTCTCGCGGCCGCGCAGGAGACCCTCACTCCTCCCGAAGAGTTGACCGAATCCCAATCCATCGCCCGTGTACTCCAAGTCGAGGGCAGCAATCTTTACATCTGCGAGCTgcccaacaccaagaccatCGTCGTCGAACTCCAGTCGCGCTTTCGTGGTACCATTTTCATCAAGAGAGGTGGATATGTCCTGGTAGACTTGGCTTCGGCCGCCGAAAGGCCTGCTACCAGCAGAGTGGTTGGCgaaatcatcaacatcgtGCGCGATGAAAAGGAGTGGAGGAAGCAAGCCTATTG GCCCAAGAAATTCGAGAAAAAGACCGACGACGACTCGGACAGCGAAGAAGAGTCCAACGTGGGAAAGATGCCGCCAAGCGATtcggaggacgaagacgagcGCTGA
- a CDS encoding hypothetical protein (EggNog:ENOG503P0BF; COG:E) produces the protein MGSALDIALPALKTKPKFIFFTDFDGTITQQDSNDWMTDNLGFGAELRKKGNEDVLFGRRDFRDSFADMLDSIKTPFNECIELLLKNITLDPGFKQFFEWAKENNVPIVILSGGMEPVIRALLAHMLGKEEAETLQIVSNDVAPRPGKSVNEAGGWHIVYHDDSGFGHDKSLEIRPYARLPGEERPVLFYAGDGVSDLSAAKETDLLFAKSGRDLVSYCERENVPFTTFQDFTEILATVKDIVAGKTTVKEAATGRK, from the exons ATGGGTTCTGCTCTCGATATTGCGCTCCCGGCGCtcaaaacaaaacccaaGTTCATTTTCTTTACCGACTTCGACGGTACTATCACCCAGCAAGACAGCAATGACTGGATGACGGATAACCTTGGCTTTGGTGCTGAGCTCCGCAAGAAGGGCAACGAGGATGTTCTCTTTGGCCGCCGGGATTTCAGGGACTCTTTTGCCGACATGCTGGACAGCATCAAGACACCATTCAACGAGTGCattgagctcctcctcaagaacATCACCCTGGACCCAGGATTCAAGCAGTTCTTTGAGTGGGCCAAGGAGAACAATGTGCCCATCGTGATCCTGAGCGGCGGTATGGAGCCCGTTATCAGAGCGTTGCTGGCCCACATGCtgggcaaggaggaagccgagaCTTTGCAAATCGTCAGCAATGATGTTGCCCCCCGGCCAGGAAAGAGCGTCAACGAGGCCGGCGGCTGGCACATCGTTTACCACGATGATAG TGGGTTCGGACATGACAAGTCCCTCGAAATTCGGCCCTATGCCAGGCTCCCTGGTGAAGAGAGGCCGGTGCTCTTTTATGCCGGCGACGGCGTGTCGGATCTCTCCGCAGCCAAGGAGACGGATCTCCTGTTTGCCAAGTCTGGAAGAG ATCTCGTATCGTATTGTGAGAGGGAGAACGTCCCCTTCACAACCTTCCAGGATTTCACCGAAATCCTGGCCACTGTCAAGGACATTGTGGCTGGCAAGACCACCGTCAAGGAGGCTGCAACGGGCAGAAAATAG
- a CDS encoding hypothetical protein (COG:G; EggNog:ENOG503NWFD), which produces MADNATAAAMANTGQQPPGPPAPAALDDITPAPAPDAFQTSTANLTPPNNNDDLEKQTPIITTTPINPAPLINPDVNHYRIAALSLASLTAGLTDASVGPLIEPMKHFHSLPDDKLISLLWVAQAVGFILGAALISPLRSLKPFLNHDNITLLSANILVFLSYLPFSCSAPLPAIVITFLPLGFGNSFNLAIGNVYCGSLRRKATFYLGVTHACYGLGATIGPLIATRMIVQTRLDYGQFYSIPLCLSLINSMLLFWAFREHPVVAPPAAGTMEEGNAAAVATEARRPNPGEWLRSHLPADTKLVVFAALFIFCYQGAEVSNAGWITEYLHHRHPASQEKMDTYGYTMTGFWGGVTLGRMVLTPLGELWPGGNKVFVYFLILLCTGFQLLIWLLKGGIVASGLSVAFVGFFIGPGYPCAMRVVMKMLDENEIRRPPFGRVDKEAKAAAMGVISAFGMTGGAVVPYVIGNLNRPVGRWVLHPIVLGLYALMLLLWFFLPVARWKKSAWKQRPIHRFVDAVLTFWQSL; this is translated from the coding sequence ATGGCCGACAACGCAACAGCCGCAGCCATGGCCAACACCGGCCAGCAGCCGCCGGGCCCTCCGGCTCCTGCTGccctcgacgacatcaccCCAGCGCCAGCCCCCGATGCTTTCCAAACCTCCACggccaacctcacccccccaaacaacaacgacgacctcgagaaacaaacccccatcatcaccaccacccccataaACCCAGCGCCGCTGATCAACCCAGACGTAAACCACTACCGCATagccgccctctccctcgcctccctaACCGCAGGCCTAACCGACGCCTCCGTCGGCCCCCTGATCGAACCAATGAAGCACTTCCACTCCCTCCCTGACGATAAactcatctccctcctctggGTCGCCCAAGCAGTAGGCTTCATCCTCGGCGCagccctcatctcccccctccgctccctcaaacccttcctcaaccacgacaacatcaccctcctaTCGGCCAACATCCTAGTCTTCCTCTCctacctccccttctcctgctcagctcccctccccgcaatAGTAATaaccttcctccctctcggtTTCGGAAACAGcttcaacctcgccatcGGCAACGTCTACTGCGGCTCGCTTCGGAGGAAAGCAACCTTTTACCTTGGGGTAACGCACGCCTGCTACGGCCTAGGCGCCACAATCGGACCGCTCATCGCCACGAGAATGATTGTGCAGACGCGGTTGGATTACGGCCAGTTTTACAGCATTCCGCTGTGTCTGAGTCTCATCAACtcgatgttgttgttttgggcgTTTAGGGAGCACCCCGTTGTTGCGCCTCCCGCGGCGGGCACAATGGAGGAAGGGAATGCCGCGGCAGTGGCGACGGAAGCGAGGAGACCGAACCCAGGAGAATGGCTCAGATCCCACCTCCCAGCCGACACCAAGCTCGTTGTTTTCGCCGCCTTGTTCATCTTCTGCTACCAGGGCGCCGAGGTCTCAAACGCAGGTTGGATAACTGAGtatctccaccaccgccaccccgcCTCGCAGGAAAAGATGGACACATACGGGTACACCATGACCGGGTTCTGGGGCGGCGTGACGCTCGGACGGATGGTGTTGACACCGCTGGGGGAGCTCTGGCCCGGGGGAAACAAGGTGTTTGTGTACTTTCTGATCCTGCTCTGCACAGGCTTTCAGCTGTTGATATGGTTGTTAAAGGGCGGCATTGTTGCAAGCGGTTTGTCGGTAGCATTCGTTGGGTTCTTCATCGGCCCCGGATATCCCTGCGCGATGAGGGTTGTGATGAAAATGCTCGACGAGAATGAGATACGGAGGCCACCGTTTGGTAGGGTGGATAAGGAAGCCAAGGCGGCCGCGATGGGCGTCATTTCTGCGTTTGGCATGACCGGTGGGGCGGTCGTGCCTTATGTCATCGGAAACCTAAACAGGCCTGTTGGGAGATGGGTGCTGCATCCAATTGTGCTGGGCTTGTACGCGCTGATGCTCCTTCTGTGGTTCTTCCTGCCAGTAGCAAGATGGAAAAAGTCGGCCTGGAAGCAGCGACCAATACACCGCTTTGTTGATGCCGTCTTGACATTCTGGCAGTCGCTGTAA
- a CDS encoding hypothetical protein (COG:Q; EggNog:ENOG503NZ2X) has product MSDQPPHDISEHISKDAASWSTAPLLNFLLHYTRETEEKGRYSDRISGLKAIDVLNKGYTEEDPLPDESEELRQSLLQLISDGPGKEKVPKGTSVTIVGAGVSGLCAGYELKKAGFDVTILEASSRVGGRVVTFRDPIFAPGLHAEGGAMRIPRNHFLLRTYIDNFKIGELFNFEMQNKFIYLSEYRGGTTLTYDDFNAKLKSQEPELLKLFPSLKKCERGHTIDKLWEVAVAPVVEDFRKAYKNAEGGEPFKIKTAYQAITNLYDKYTLRSYLQERAGWSPDAIKLYDLGNAHVVFENGFIESFKDAFLSSNSQGAQAGMQQLQGGMDLVPKAFISPDRGENSLIDNIIFGARVTHITDPNPSPNPKIPTAPQIKITYETTGSKKITVESDYLILAIPNTALRAITKSRPFATVQEQAIRDVRYVEVTKVLLQYKTRWWEQIFTDHNLGTDGGLVSDLPIRYTVFPVSKDNDQFKHSRRGAIMAAYTFEQDATILGAMSPERQIRIAAENLHTIFPEAKSLELLEAGTSQAFPSDELAGGSAFCYFGPGQKKQYLEAMCESDWKWPESSRLGKPRVFFAGEQASYTHGWIQGAMEAGLRCVQQAYASATDLVVTVRDGKEEQEGEEGVVAE; this is encoded by the exons ATGTCtgatcaacctccccatGACATCAGCGAACACATCAGCAAAGATGCCGCCTCCTGGTCCACGGCTCCCCTGCTAAACTTCTTGCTGCACTACACCCGCGAGACAGAAGAGAAGGGCCGTTATTCTGATCGCATCAGCGGGCTCAAGGCCATTGATGTGCTCAACAAGGGGTACACGGAAGAGGATCCCTTGCCTGACGAGAGCGAGGAACTTCGGCAGTCCCTTCTGCAGCTTATTAGCGACGGTCCCGGGAAGGAAAAGGTTCCCAAAGGCACATCT GTTACGATCGTCGGTGCTGGTGTGTCCGGTCTCTGTGCTGGCTatgagctgaagaaggctggCTTTGATGTCACGATCCTTGAGGCATCCTCTCGTGTGGGAGGACGCGTGGTCACGTTCCGCGACCCAATTTTTGCCCCTGGACTGCACGCGGAGGGAGGTGCTATGCGCATCCCTCGCAATCACTTCCTCCTGCGAACCTACATTGACAACTTCAAGATTGGTGAGCTGTTCAACTTCGAAATGCAGAACAAGTTCATCTACTTGTCTGAGTACAGGGGTGGGACCACGTTGACCTACGACGACTTCAATGCCAAACTAAAGAGTCAAGAGCCTGAGCTGCTCAAGCTCTTTCCATCGCTGAAGAAGTGCGAGCGAGGCCATACGATTGACAAGCTCTGGGAAGTGGCGGTGGCacctgttgttgaagactTTCGCAAGGCCTACAAAAACGCCGAAGGCGGTGAGCCcttcaagatcaagacgGCTTAccaggccatcaccaacctctaCGACAAGTACACTCTGCGATCGTACTTGCAGGAAAGGGCCGGCTGGAGTCCCGACGCCATCAAGCTATATGACCTAGGCAATGCCCACGTAGTCTTCGAGAACGGCTTCATCGAATCTTTCAAAGACGCCTTCCTGTCCAGCAACTCCCAAGGCGCGCAAGCCGGCATGCAGCAGCTCCAAGGCGGGATGGATCTCGTCCCCAAGGCGTTCATCTCCCCTGATCGCGGCGAGAACTCCCTCAtcgacaacatcatcttcGGTGCCCGCGTCACTCACATCACCGATCccaacccctctcccaaccccaaaatcccCACGGCGCCCCAGATCAAAATCACATACGAAACAACCGGCTCAAAGAAGATCACGGTGGAGTCAGACtacctcatcctcgccatccccaacaccgcCCTCCGCGCCATCACCAAATCTCGCCCCTTCGCCACAGTCCAAGAGCAAGCCATCCGCGACGTCCGCTACGTCGAGGTGACCAAAGTCTTACTTCAGTACAAGACCCGCTGGTGGGAACAAATCTTCACCGACCACAACCTCGGCACCGACGGCGGGCTAGTctccgacctccccatccggTACACCGTCTTCCCCGTCTCAAAAGACAACGACCAGTTCAAGCACTCCCGCCGCGGCGCCATCATGGCAGCCTACACCTTTGAGCAGGACGCCACCATCCTCGGGGCCATGTCCCCCGAGAGACAAATCCGCATCGCTGCCGAAAACCTCCATACCATATTTCCCGAGGCCAAGTCGCTCGAGCTGCTCGAGGCGGGGACGTCGCAGGCTTTCCCATCCGACGAGCTCGCGGGGGGGAGTGCGTTTTGCTATTTTGGACCggggcagaagaagcagtATCTGGAGGCGATGTGCGAGAGTGATTGGAAGTGGCCGGAGAgttcgaggttggggaagccGAGGGTGTTCTTTGCGGGTGAGCAGGCTAGTTACACGCACGGGTGGATTCAGGGGGCGATGGaggcggggttgaggtgtGTGCAGCAGGCTTATGCTAGTGCTACTGATTTGGTGGTTACTGTtagggatgggaaggaggagcaggagggagaggagggagttgTGGCCGAATGA
- a CDS encoding hypothetical protein (EggNog:ENOG503NV0E) → MGDLGTQRPAREDPFSDHNPLSRPYRSGGYHMLDEVQEPAKQGFLKSVISPTPATQHHDGSSPPDRGHPGPSGPSFFGRIRRSKWAMYICLIFGVACAAGHHVFYSMLNGKPATDQLVMQRYGTLLAFGAKAGLGAAVIEASHQRVWVTARKRVMTVGALDSLFSMTESLASFGAWEVLKGAKIAALLALFVWIAPIVVILTANTLQVELSRIVTEDRCAGIRTLNFSFEEIDEWRDPTKIGKYFEVPASIWNTTKKATDDDDSDEWFDYYTAPGLELAQTLTIGAFMGETVMRKNAQAETCGSGWNCTFEIKFTAPAYKCTELASGVGSKASNLTQQSGSIAPPFSTDLLLPKGIYSYYAFTTGGDYFNMQMKDVEPGGIPKTDRPYPKNLGAFRTDPIVWIGYSTRTNPGEPLPEKSSSPGWEQAFTPKLFACENYESSYIVQFNYTENLHSTYVLDVEYLRPVINTTYLPDIELEDGTADNVAATPQSNYVFPQNKSLYRRTAAYYSLSLIARSFLNGTVAANQKNANGVPMANTNVIQTKVLDIANNYFPVGDLMKTVQRFYSENIILSMLSNPQFTSVVWAAKPDEQSGIDPDVQREDVEGLKYPCQRSRVGNVYTYHVRDLWIVYSISIGLAVMGVVIGVLSVRENGGLMRNVKFSSFVAATRGEGLRRVEWGGADGGRVSEGVKGMRMRYGMVEVEGQGGKELKFGFGFEEDVTSLERNGGGTAVKRLTMLGASSRSLARSG, encoded by the exons ATGGGGGATTTGGGCACCCAGCGGCCCGCCAGAGAAGATCCATTCAGCGACCACAACCCTTTATCCAGGCCGTATCGCAGCGGAGGGTACCACATGCTCGACGAAGTACAAGAACCAGCCAAGCAGGGTTTCCTCAAGTCAGTCATCAGtccaacaccagcaactCAACATCATGACGGGTCTTCTCCGCCTGATCGTGGTCATCCCGGGCCTTCCGGGCCGTCATTCTTCGGTCGGATAAGACGGTCCAAGTGGGCGATGTACATCTGCCTCATCTTTGGTGTTGCTTGTGCAGCTGGACATCATGTGTTTTACAGCATGCTCAATGGCAAGCCCGCAACGGATCAGCTTGTGATGCAGCGGTATGGAACGTTGTTGGCGTTTGGGGCAAAGGCGGGGCTTGGTGCTGCGGTTATTGAGGCTTCTCATCAGCGGGTGTGGGTAACGGCGcggaagagggtgatgacTGTTGGGGCGTTGGATTCGTTGTTTTCCATGACTGAGAGCTTGGCTTCTTTTGGGGCTTGGGAGGTGCTCAAAGGGGCTAAGATAGCGGCTCTGTTGGCTCTTTTTGTTTG GATTGCACCGATCGTCGTCATTCTGACTGCCAACACTCTTCAGGTTGAGCTCAGCCGGATTGTTACTGAGGATAGGTGCGCCGGGATCAGGACGCTCAACTTCAGCTTTGAAGAAATAGACGAATGGAGAGATCCAACCAAGATAGGCAAATATTTCGAGGTTCCGGCCTCCATCTGGAACACAACGAAAAAGGCCaccgatgacgacgacagcgatgAGTGGTTCGACTATTACACCGCACCAGGCCTGGAGTTGGCTCAGACACTTACCATTGGTGCCTTCATGGGAGAGACAGTGATGCGGAAGAACGCACAGGCGGAGACTTGTGGCAGCGGCTGGAACTGCACTTTTGAGATCAAGTTCACCGCCCCTGCCTACAAGTGTACCGAGCTCGCAAGCGGTGTCGGCTCCAAGGCATCGAATCTGACGCAACAATCCGGCAGCATCGCTCCACCGTTCAGCACCGAtctgctcctccccaaagGCATCTATAGCTACTACGCCTTCACCACAGGCGGCGATTACTTCAACATGCAAATGAAAGACGTCGAACCAGGCGGAATTCCCAAGACCGACCGCCCCTATCCCAAGAACCTTGGGGCCTTTCGCACCGATCCCATCGTGTGGATAGGATATTCCACCCGCACAAACCCGGGGGAACCTCTCCCTGAAaagtcctcctctcccggtTGGGAGCAAgccttcacccccaaactCTTCGCCTGCGAGAACTATGAATCATCCTACATCGTCCAGTTCAACTACACCGAAAACCTCCACTCCACCTACGTCCTCGACGTGGAGTACCTCCGCCCCGTCATCAACACGACCTACCTCCCTGACATCGAGTTAGAAGATGGCACGGCAGACAACGTCGCCGCCACCCCGCAGTCAAACTACGTATTCCCCCAGAACAAGAGTTTGTACCGCCGCACCGCAGCGTActactccctctccctcatcgcccgctccttcctcaacggGACAGTAGCAGCCAACCAGAAAAACGCCAACGGAGTTCCAATGGCCAATACGAATGTTATTCAGACAAAAGTATTGGACATTGCGAATAATTACTTCCCTGTGGGGGACCTAATGAAGACAGTGCAGAGGTTCTACTCTGAGAACATCATCCTTAGCATGCTCTCCAACCCGCAGTTTACCAGTGTGGTTTGGGCTGCCAAGCCAGATGAGCAAAGCGGGATTGACCCTGATGTAcagagggaggatgtggaggggcTGAAGTATCCTTGTCAGAGGTCGAGGGTTGGGAATGTGTACACGTACCATGTGAGGGATTTGTGGATTGTGTATAGTATTTCTATTgggctggcggtgatgggggttgttaTTGGGGTGCTGTCTGTGAGGGAAaatggggggttgatgaggaatGTGAAGTTTAGTAGCTTTGTTGCTGCGActaggggggaggggttgaggagggttgaGTGGGGTGGGGCCGATGGGGGACGGGTGAgtgagggggtgaaggggatgagAATGAGGTATGGgatggttgaggttgaggggcaAGGCGGGAAGGAGTTGAAatttgggtttgggtttgaaGAGGATGTTacgagcttggagaggaacGGGGGCGGGACTGCGGTGAAGAGGTTGACGATGTTGGGGGCGAGTTCTAGAAGCTTGGCAAGGTCGGGGTGA